CATCGAGACGCTCGCGCTGGGCCGCGTGAAGGACCCCGCCCAGATACAGCAGGTGCTGCAGATGCTCACCCAGGAGACGGAGCGGCTGAGCATCCTCGTCGAGCGGGTGCTGGACTGGGCGCGCATCGAGAGCGGACGCAAGGAGTACCACCGGGAGACCCAGCCCGTGGCCGCCGTGGTGGACACCGCCGTGGCCGCCTTCCGCGCCCAGCGTCTGGAGGGCGACATGCGGCTCACCGTGCACGTGCCCGACGCCCTCCCCCCCATCCAGGTGGATCGCGACGCCATCGCCGGCGCGCTGCTCAACCTGCTGCAGAACGCCTACAAGTACAGCGGCGAGGACAAGCGCATCGCCCTCTCGGTCCACTCCCAGGGGAAATGGGTGGGACTGACGGTGGAAGACCATGGCGTGGGCATCTCGCCACGGGACCGTAAACGCATCTTCGAGCGCTTCTACCGGGTGGACAACCTGCTCACGCGCAAGACGGAAGGCAGTGGATTGGGACTGGCCATCACCAAGCGCATCGTGGAGGCTCACGGCGGGCGCATCACCGTGAAGAGCGAACCGGGCAAGGGCAGCCGCTTCACCATCCAACTCCCCGTGGCAAAGGCATGAGCGACAAGCCTCGACGCATCCTGGTGGTGGAAGACGACCTGGCCATCCTCACCGGGCTGTCCATGAACCTGAAGTTCGAGGGCTACGAGGTCCTCCAGGCCCAGGACGGCCGGCAGGGCCTGGCACGCGCGCTCGACGAGGCGCCGGACCTGCTCGTGCTGGACGTCATGATGCCCGAGCTCAACGGCTTCGAGGTGCTCAAGGAGCTGCGCCAGCGCGGCCGGGACACCCCCGTGGTGGTGCTCAGCGCCAAGGGCTCGGAGATGGATAAAATCCTCGGCCTCAACCTGGGCGCGGACGACTACGTGGCCAAGCCCTTCGGGTTGCAGGAGCTGCTGGCCCGCATCAAGGCCGTGCTGCGCCGGCGCTACCCCGTCTCCGGACAACCCCCACCGCTCGCCTTCGGGGACGTGCAGGTGGACATGGCCGCCAAGACGGTGACGCGCGGTGGACAGCCCGTGGAGCTCACGGCCCAGGAGTTCAAGCTGCTGGCCCACTTCCTCGGCCACCCGGGGCGCACCTTCAACCGCGAGGAGCTGCTGAGCGCCGCCTGGGGCTACGACTACGTGGGCAGCGCGCGCACGGTGGACAACTTCATGCGCCAGCTGCGGCTCAAGCTGGAGCCCGACCCCGAGCAGCCCCGGCACTTCCTCACCGTCCGAGGGCTCGGCTACCGCTTCGAGCGCTGAGGGACCCTCCATCGGACGGAGTTGACGCTCCGCCTGACGCTCCCTATGAGGTGCCGGTGGGTTCAGCGCATCCATGGACATGGCTGGGCGTCCTGGCCGCGTGGGCCGGAGCAATCGGAACGGCGCACGCGACGGAGACGGACCAGTACTTCGCGATCGGCAAGTCTCCACGGGACTCGCTGGCCGTCCTCGACGAGAAGGTCAACCGGGAGATTCTCGGAGCCTTGGAACTCGTGAATCGAGGGGCCTGGGACAGCACCTCGTGCGAGGACCTCGCCTACCGCGTCCACCAGCGGTTCCGCATCTCGGGGCTCCACAAGATAGAGCTCTGGGCGGAGCACACGCCGCGCATCGAGCGGGTGCCCGCCGACGACGCCTACGCGCGCTTCCAGAAGGAGGACTCCGTCTACCGCAATGACCGCCTCTGGGACTGGGGCCTCACCTTCGGCGTCAAGGCGACGTTCAACGTCGCCGGCGTCCACATGGGCGCGGACAAGCTCTCCCACTTCTTCCAGACGGGATGGAAGTACCACGAGCTGTTCCTCGAGGACCGTCAGGCGGGAGTCCCCGAACGCGAGGCCCTCGAGCGGGCCATCCAGTACGGCGTGGAAACGGAGCGGAGTTCCCTCGGCCTGGCGACGACGGGCGTGTTCTCCTTCGGAGACCTCGAGGCCAACTACCAGGGGTTCCTCTTCTACCGGAGCCTGTGCCAGACGGAGAACCCGCGGCTCTTGAAGACCTCCGAGGGCTGGCGGCTCACGCGCCCGTTCGACTGGCGCGAGTACATCTCCCCCCGGTTCGACGAGAGCTACTACAACTCCGCCTTCACGCCGAAGCGCTGGAGCGAGGTCCGCACCAACCTGCGGCGGGACTACTGCCCGAAGCTCGACAGCGAGGCGTTCCGGGAGCACTACTGGCGCTACTCGCGCTTCCCTCGCGGCGCCGACGAGCTCAACGCCCGCTACGTCCAGGAGCTGATCGCCCGCGGTGAGCTTCCCCGGCAGGAGGACTACTCCCTCTGGGCCGCCTGCGGCCGGAGCCGGCCGGACTTCGGCTCGGGCGAAGTGGCGGCCGTCGGGGGAAGCCCCGGGCCCATGCCGCGTTACGAGACCCCGCGTTTCGACGACGCCATCCTCCGGCCCGTGTTCGAGCTCGCCGGTGGCGGCTTCCAGGGGGCCCGCGCCGATTGGAACGCCCTGCTCCGGATGCGATTCCAGCTCCGGGAGACCGTGGTGCCAGAGGACGCGTGGGACTCCGTGCGGACCCCGGAGTACCTGCTCTGGGCCTCGCTCGATGGGACGCTCGCGATGACTCCCGGGCCCCTGGGCGGTGGCCTGCGCGCCGAGCTATCCCATGCCGACCTCCGCCTCACCCCGGTGGAACAGCGCTTCGAGCTCAACGACGCGGCCGACGGCGGCATGCTCGCGGTCGGCGTGGTGCTGGCTCCAGCGCGTCTCACGCGCTTCCTCGCGTTGGACCGGAAGCTGGGCGTCACACTGTCCGCGGCCGGAGTCCGCGCGCGGCTGGGGACGAGCCTCGGCGAGCGGCAACGGACGCGGGTGTTCGCCTCGCTCGCGCTGGAGGCGCTCGGGTACAAGGCGGCCCTCCACCTGTCCGAGCTGGACGCCTTCCATGGAGTGCATGTCGCCACCCTGGCCGCGGAAGCCGGCGCGGAGCTGCTCCTCGGAGAGCGCTTCCGGCTCGGACTCGTCCTGGGCGGACGCGCGGAGCTCGGCCTGGGGTGGAGCCACGGTGGCCGCCGGTTCTCCGCGCCTTCGGACCTCGGGGCGTATGCCGAGGGGCAGGTGGACATGACGCGCCACCTGCGCCTGTTCGTCCGCGGACAGCTCGACGCCCTCCATGAGCCCGAGCCGGGCCGGCTCCTCTCCACGCCCGCCCTCCTCGCCGGCGCCGCGTTCAGGTTCTGAGCCCCGGGGGCTGGCGGACGCGCCCTACCCCTCCGCCACGCCGATGTGCCGCGAGTCCTCGGGATCGAAGGGCTTGCCGTCGAAGCGCCCGTAGCGCTCGCGGGGGGTGAGGCCCCCGGCCGCCATCGCCGCGTCCAGCTCCTGCACGGAGAAGGGCTTCAGCTTGAGGCGGCGGATGCCGAGCGGCGCGCCGGGCTGCCGGCGCTCGCGCAGGTGGAAGGAGAACCCCGGCCGGCGCGGCTCGAGCGCGGCGCCGGGGTCGTCCTCGTCGCGGTTCTGCGTGGAGGCGGGCTCGGTGGACGGGTTGAGCACGTCGTAGACGAAGAGACCCCCGGGGACGAGGTGGTAGCGCACGGTGGCCAGGAAGGCCTCGAGGTCCTCGTGCGTGCTCATCAGCCCCAGGGCGTTCTGGGGGGCGAGCACCACGGGGAAGCGCTCGGGCTGGCGCAGGGAGCGCGGATCCGCCAGGAGGAAGCGCACCCGGCCGGCCACCTCGGCCGACACCGAGGCCCGGGACTCCTCGGCGGCCCGCACCATCCGCTCCGAGGGGTCCACCCCCAGTACGGACAGCCCGTGCTCGGCCAGCGTCCAGGCCACGCGCCCGTTGGCCGAGCCCAGCACCAGCACGGGCCCACCACGCTCGGTCGCCTGGCGCGTGTAGAAGACAAGGTCGGGCTCCTGCCCGACAAGGGAGAGCGGCGTGCGGCCGCGCGCGTCGTTTCCGGCCATCGGTCTTCCGGAGTAGCACGGTTGGGGCCGTCGTGGGGTCAGGACCCTGCCTTGACTGGGCACCACGCTACCCATGTGCTGTCCGGGAGCCGACGCATCGGCCCTCCTTCGAGCGGAGCCGGGCTGGCACCGGGCTTGCGAAGCGGGGAGACGGGGGTGCCACGTAGGTACCCGGATTCACCAGAAACGGGTGGGCAGGGGCATGAAGGGTGGATGGCGGTGGGCGACGGCGCTCGTCGTGACGGGCGCGATGTGGGCGGGCTGCAAGCAGACGGGGCATGACCAGTCGGAGCACGGCAACCCCGGGCTGGATTCTCCCCAAGTCGAGGGGAATACACCGGACCCGGTGCCCGCTCCCGACGCGGGCACGGTGACCGATGGCGGAGGGAAGCCCGACGCGGGCACGCCACCGCCGCCTCCTCCTGTCGACGCGGGCACTCCGCCCCCTGTCGACGCGGGTACTCCGCCTCCTCCTCCCGAGGCGGACATCCAGTTCACCTCGGTCCCGGGCTGGCAGTTCTTCGGCACCCAGCACGGCGGGCCCCGGCGCGTCTACGGGGTGTCGGCCGACGAGGGGGGCAACGTCTGGGTGGCCGGTGGCGAGGACGGCCTCTTCCTGCTCCAGCCGGGCGCCACGCGGTACCAGCGCTTCACCCTGGAGAACGGGCTGCACCCCTACGGCTACATGGCGGACGGCAGCGACGCGCCAGGGCCCAGGTACCTCAAGGTCATCTCGGTCGCGGGCGGCCCCGCCGGCACCGTCTTCGTGGGCTACGAGGGCCGGCCCGGCAAGGGCAAGGACTACTGCGAGGACAACTGGGACCGCGATGACGGCATCGCCCCGGACCCGTCCCGCTACAAGAGCGGTGACGCGGACAAGGTGACGCTGCGCGCCGACGGCACCCTCGACGTGGTCCACTACGACATCTTCTCCGGTCCCAACGTGGTGCGCGCCGAGAAGCGCGGCCGCGAGAAGCTCTGCAACATCCTGCGCATCGCGTACGACAAGAACACCCAGAGCGTCTGGTTCGGCGGCAACCACGGCTTCGCCCGCGGCGACGCGCGCTTCACCGGCAACAACACCTGCAACGGACAGCTCTCCTGCGCCGGCGTGCTGGAGCACGTGCACCCGGCCATCAACGCCCTCAACGACAAGGGCGAGGACATCCTCCTCACCGACGCCTACTACGGCGTGGCGGTGCACCCCAGCGGCGATGTCTTCTTCGGCGGCTCCAACCGCACCACGCGCTTCCGCTACGGCACCAACGGCTTCGACTACTGGACCTCGCAGTCCGAGACGGAGGATGCCCCCTACATCTGGAACCGCTTCGACCTCTGGCCGGACAAGGTGGGCGAGCCGGGCGCTCCCAAGCCCAGCGAGCGCGTGGACGACAACGTGTCCGGCCTGGCCATGGCGGGCGACAACACCGTCTGGGTCAGTTCCTTCAGCAAGGGGCTCGCGCGGATGAACGCCGAGGGCGGTGACGTCCACTACGTCAACGTCGGCGTCCCGCAGCTGTCCGCCGTGGCCGTGGACCCGCTCGATGGCAGCGTGTGGACCGGCGCCCGCTGGCTCGGTGCCCTCTACCGCGTGAAGAATGGCGGCGTGCAGACCTACTGCATCGACTTCGGCACCCGCCTCTGCTCCAGCCGCATCTCCGACATCCAGGTCGACGGCCACGGCTCCGGGCGCCGCATCCTCGTGGGCTTCCTCGGCAGCGACGAGAACCGCATCCCCGGTGCCGTCGGCATCTACACCGGGAACTGAGGCACCGTGAGGAGGCCGGGTTTCCCCTCCTGGTTCGCGGAGGGGAACCCGGAGTCCTCGATACCCTCACCCCGTCCCTCTCCCGGAGGGAGAGGGGTGAGGGGCACCTGGCATCCCTCCCACCCGAGGGCCTCCAGCACCTTGGTCATGCCGGCTCGATGCGCTCCAGGGTATTCAGACCCTGATAACAGGAAGCTCCCCGTCATCAGGGATCGGGACGCGGTACGGATGGAATAGACCCATGAGCATCGAACAGTTCTGGAAGCTCATCGAGTCATCCCGGAGAGGCTTCAACCCTCACCGGATTGACGGAAACATGGAGCAGCAGAGCGAGGAACTCAGGCGGCTGCTGTTGAAGCTCCCCCCCGAGGAGATCATCGACTTCCGCAACCATCTCCTCGAACGGATGGCCACGGCATTCCACTGGGACCTGTGGGGGGCCGCCTACATCATCGCGGGCGGCTGCTCGGATGATGGCTTCGCGGACTTCCGGAGCTGGTTGATCTCGATGGGACGTCGTGTCTTCGAAAGCGCGGTGTCGAATCCAGAATCACTCCTCGACGTGGTCGATACGCCTGGAGTCGAGGACTTCTTCTTCGAAGAGTTTCCAGATGTGCCGGCACAGGCCTACGCGGAGCTGACAGGACGCGAGCTCCCCTCGTACGCGGGCCACTCCCCGGTTGGCCCCGCCGGACAAGCGTGGAGCGAAGACGAGGGGAACCTCGCGCGGAGGTTCCCCAAGCTCTGGGCTCGATACCACCGGGGATGAACCGCACGCCCTACTTCGCCAGCGTCCGGTATTTCTCGAACAGCGCCTGCTGACGGCTGGTGAGCGGCACCTGCTTCCCTCCCACCCACATGCCCAACGGCCGGCTGCTCACCTCCAGCGGGTCTCCATTCCACAGCACCAGGTCCGCCGTCTGACCCGGCGCCACCTGGCCTCCCTCCAACCCGAACGCCTCCGTCACATTAGTGGTGATGGCTCGCAGCGCGTCCGCGTACGGCAGACCCCACGCCACCGCGTTGCCCGCCTCCTGCGCCAGCGTGCGCACCATGTGCGACTCGCCCAGCGTGGAGATGAGCACCTTCACCCCCGCCCCACTCAGCAGCGCCGCCGAGTCCAACCGGCTGTTCAGCCCGTCGAACGTCGAGGGCAGGTTCTGCGTGGGCTGCACCACGACGGGTACCTTCGCCTCCGCCAGCTCCCGCGCCACCATCCACGCCTCGCGCCCACCGGCGATGACCAGCTTCAGCCCGAACTCGCGCCCGAGCGCCAACGCCGCCCGGATGTCCGACACCCGGTTGGCCGCCACCACCACCGGCATCGTCCCCGCCAGCGCCGGCTGCAGCGCCTCCAGGTCCAGCCGGCTCGCCGACAACGCGCGCATCCGGTTGTGCTCGAACTCGCTCTTCCGGTTGTTGTACGCCCGCGCGTCGAACAGCACCTCGCGCAGCCGCTCCAGCACCAGCGCGCGCGAGCCGGACACCGCGTCCCGGCCGGACAGGCCCAGGTTGATGTGCAGGGCCAGCGGCGCGCGACGCACCGCGCCATCCGTCGTCACCCACGCGCTCTGCCCGGACACCAGTCCGCCCGACGGAATCACGCCCGCCGCGACGACACCGCCCAGCCTCGCCACGGGCAGCGTCTCCGCCGCCGGGTTGAAGCTGTCGACGATGCGCAGCGCCGCGCGGATGGGCTCCTTGGCCGCCTCGCCCCGCAGCGCGTCATCCACCGCCGACTCCTCCAGCCCCACCTCCACCACGCCCAGGCCCGTGAGCGGATCCACGAAGCCCGGCGCCAGCACCCGGCCCTTGCCCTCCACCGCACGGCACCCCGCCGGCAGCGCGTCGAGCGCCCCCGCCTGCACCCGCGTCACCTGCCCATTCTCCACCAGCACCGAGGCGTGCGCCTGCCACGTCCCATTGGAGAGGACCGCCACGTCCTGGAACGCGGTGCACGCGTCGGCCTTCACCTCCAGCGGCTGGGCGCAGGCGGCGTCCTTCGTGGGCTCGCAACGGGCCTCGATTCCCGCGTCCTTCAACACCGGCACCGCCGAGGGCAACACCGCCAGCTTCGCCGAGGCCCCGGCGCGCTCGCCCAGCTCGAAGTCGCTCGCCTCCAGGGCACCATTCGTCACGTCATAGGTGACGACACCGTCCGCCCAGACGCGCTGCGCGCGGGCATACACGGAGAGCGGGTGGTTCTTCCACAACACCACGTCCGCCATCTTTCCCGGCTCCAGCGAGCCCGTCTTCTCCTCCACGCCCATCACCCACGCGGGGTGCAGCGTCACCCAGCGCAGCGCCTCCTCCTCGGTGATGGGGATGCCGGACTCGCGCGCCCGCCACATCGCCTTGCCGGCCTCCTGGTTGAGCCGCTGGATGCCCAGCGCCGAGTCCGAATGGATGACGGCACGCCCACCCGCCTGCGACACCAGGCCCGCGTTCTGCGGAATCCCATCCCAGGCCTCCAGCTTGAAGCCCCACCAATCCGCCCACGTGGACACCGCCACGTGCTTGTCCGCCAGCTGGTCGCGCAGCTTGTAGGCCTCCAGCGCGTGGTGGAAGGAGCGGATGGAGTAGCCGAACTCGTCGGCCACCTGGAGCATCACCGCCATCTCGTCCGCGCGGTAGCAGTGGTTCTGCACCAGCAGGTTGCCGCGCATCACCTCCGCCAGCGTCTCCAGCTGCAAATCCCGGAGCGGAGCGGGCCCTCCATCCTTCCCCTTCTTCCCCCAGGCGTCCCACTTCTCCATGTACTCGCGCGCCCGGGAGAAGGCCTGCCGGAAGCCGGCCACGTTGCCCATGCGCGTGGAGGGAGCACGCCGCTGCGCTCCCCCGTACACACGGCGGGGATTCTCGCCGCAGGCCATCTTCAGGCCGTCCTTCGCCCCGGGAAAGCGCATCTCCGCCGCCGAGCGGCCGAAGTGCAGCTTCACCGGGAAGCCTCGCCCTCCAATGAGGTTGGCGCTGCCCGGCAGCACCAGCATGGCGGTGATTCCACCGGCCGCCGCTCGACGCAGCCCCGGGTCCTGCGGCCAGAAGGAGTGCTCGGCGGACACCTCGGCCGTCACCGGCGCCGTGGCCTCGTTCCCATCGTTGTTGGCGACGCTCTCCGGCGTGGCGAACACGCCCAGGTGGCTGTGTGAGTCGATGATGCCGGGCGTCACGTAGAGGCCCGTGCCGTCCACCTCCTCGGCCCCGGGAGGGGTGGCCACGTCCGCGTTGCGCCCCACCGCCAGAATCTTACCGTCCGCGAAAGCAATGGCTCCGTCCTCGATGGCCGCGCCCGAGGCGGGCATCACCGTGGCGTGCCGCACCACCACCGCGCGCTCCTGACGCCACACGCGCGTCGGGGCGCCAGGAGAAGAAGCCCCCTTGGCGGGCTCGGAGGGGGAGGAAGCGCTCGAGGAGACGGTCGCGCAGGAGGTCAATAGCAACAAGGACAGGTGGCGATAGCGCATGGCCGTTCGTCGTATCACGGTAGAATCGCGCTCGCCCATGTCCTCCGCTCCTCCCACCCCCATCCCCATGCATACCCTCCTCGGCGAGCGGGCTCGCGGAGACAGGCTCGCGGAACAACAGTTCCATCTGGTGCTGCTGGACACCGAGCGCGCCGGCACCGTCTACCCGCTCAGCGGCGAGGTGCTGCGCATCGGCAAGGCACCCGAAAACGACGTCGTCATCGACCACCCCACCGTCAGCCGCAACCACCTGCTGGTGCGCCGCCAGGGCGACCGCTTCCTCGTGCAGGACCTCGGCTCCACCAACGGCACCTTCCTCGATGGTGCCCAGGTGCGCGAGGCCTACCTGCGCCCCGGTGCCCTCATCGAGGTGGGCGACGTGCGCCTGCGCTTCAGCCCCCAGGTGGCCCCGGTGGAGATCGCCCCCTCGGCCGAGGACCGGCTCGGCGAGCTGGTGGGCCGCAGCGTGCCGATGCGTCAGATTTTCGCGCTCCTCCAGCGCATCGCCCCCACGGACTCCACGGTGCTGCTGGTGGGCGAGACGGGCACGGGCAAGGGCGCCGCGACCAAGGCGCTGCACAAGCTGTCACCCCGGGCCTCGGGGCCGCTGGTGGTATTCGACTGTGCCTCGGTGTCGGACTCACTTATCGAGAGTGAACTCTTCGGCCATGAGAAAGGCGCCTTCACCGGAGCGGTGGGCCAGCGCATCGGCTGCCTGGAGCGGGCCCATGGCGGCACGCTCTTCCTGGATGAGATCGACGACCTGGCGATGGACCTGCAGCCCAAGCTGCTGCGCGCTCTCGAGGATCGGGAGTTCCACCGGCTGGGCGCCTCCACGCCGGTGTCCTTCGACGCGCGCATCATCGTGGCGAGCAAGAAGGACCTCTGGGCCGAGGCCCAGGCGGGCCGCTTCCGCGAGGACCTGTACTTCCGGCTGTCCGTCTTCACGGTGACGCTGCCACCGCTGCGCGACCGCAAGGAGGACCTCTCCCTGCTGGTGGATGCCTTCGGCGGGCAGGGGCTGTGGAGCCGGCTGACGGAGAAGGTGCGCGAGCAGTTCCTCGGGCACACGTGGCCGGGCAACGTGCGCGAGCTGCGCAACGCCATCGAGCGCGCCCGGCACATGGCGGACCTGCCGGAGATGGCCGTGGAGGGGCTGCTGCGCGAGTCCCCCCCCGAGGTGTCGGAGCCCACGGGCGAGTCGCTCCCGGTGGGCTACTCGGGCCCCTTCAAGCAGTGCAAGGACGAGCTGGTGCGCGCCTTCGAGCGCGAGTACCTCACCCGGCTGCTCCAGCGCACCAAGGGCAACATCGCCCGCGCCGCCCGCGAGGCCGAGCTGGACCGCAAGCACCTCTACTCGCTGCTGCACAAGTACGGCCTGGTGCAGAGCGAGGGAGACTGAGCGGGCAATCGGGCTCCCCACCGCGCGTTCTATCGTCCAACCTTCTGGAAGCCATCCGCCCCGACCGGAGACCCCAAGCCATGCGCATCCGCGCCCTGCCCCTGCTCCTGCTCACCTCCTGTACCGCGGCCCAGAACACCGTCGCTCCGGCCTCCCCTTCCCCGGTGGCTCAGGTCACCACCTCCTCCGCCCAGGGCCGGAAGCTCGACGCGGCCACGCCCCTGAAGACGGCCTCGAGCACGCCCTTCACCGTGTCCGCCGGGTGGTACGTCACCGAGCGGGACGGGCACCTGCTGCTCGAGGACCCCGAGCGGCAGCTCCGCCTCACCCTCCTGGAGGTGCCCGGCCCCTCCGCCGAGCGCGCCCTCGCCGCCGCCTGGAAGCAGACCCGGCCCGACTTCGCCCTCCCCGTGAAGCACGCGGCCCACCCGCCCGCACAGGATGGCTGGGACGAAATCTTCCAGAACACCTACGAGCCTCCGCCCCAGGAGGCGCGCGTCGTCGTCGGCCTCGCCCGGCGCAAGGGTGACACCAACTACGTCGTCCTCCTGGATGGCGCCGCGGCCGCCATGGATCGCCGGGGGGCCCAGGCCGCTCAAGTCCTCCTCGGCTTCAAGTCGGCCCGGCTCGGCGAGGAGTCCTTCGCCGGCAAGGCCCCGCTGCCGCTGACCGCCGAGCGCCTCCGGTCCTTCGAGTCCTTCATCGAGCAGGCCCGCAAGACGATGAAGATTCCAGGCGTGGCCGTCGCCGTCGTCCAGGGCAACCAGGTCCTCCTCGAGAAGGGCTTCGGGGCGCGGGAACTCGGCAAGCCGGAGCCGGTGACGCCGGAGACGCTCTTCCTCATCGGCTCCACGAGCAAGTCGCTCACCACGCTGATGATGGCGCGGCTGGTGGACGAGGGCCTCTTCGACTGGGACACCCCCGCCACCCGGCTCCTGCCCGACTTCTCGCTCGCCGACGCCGAGGTGACGAAGAAGCTCACCGTGCGCAACACCGTGTGCGCCTGCACCGGCATGCCGCGCCAGGACATGGAGATGATCTTCGAGTACGCGGGCGTCACCGGCGAGCAGCGCATCGCCGAGATGCGGCGGATGAAGCCCACCACCGGCATCGGCGAGACCTTCCAGTACAGCAACCCCATGGTGACCGCTGGCGGCTACATGGCCGCGCACACCGCCGAGCCCCTGTTCCCGCTCGGCCAGGCATATGACCGCGTGATGCAGTCGCGCATCTTCGACGCCCTGGGCATGAAGTCCACCACCTTCGACTTCGCCCGCGCGGCGAAGCAGGACCACGCCTCGCCGCATGGGATGACCCTCACGCTCGACTACACGCCCCTGCCCCTGTCCCAGGACGAGGTCATCGTCCCGGTCCGCCCCGCCGGCGGCGCCTGGTCCAACCTCCGGGACATGGAGCGCTACGTGATGCTCGAGCTCTCCAAGGGCCGCACGCCCGAGGGCCAGAAGCTCGTCTCCGAGGCCAACATGCTCGCGCGCCGCGAGCCGCAGGTGAAGATCACCGACACCATGAGCTACGGGCTGGGACTCATGGTGGGCGAGGACCACGGCGCCCGCGTCATCCACCACGGCGGCAACACGCTGGGCTTCAGCTCGGACATGTTCTTCCTGCCCGATGCCAACGTCGGCGTCGTCCTGCTCACGAACGTGCAGGGGGATGGCCCCTTCCGCAACGCCGTCCGCCGCAAGTTCCTGGAGCTGCTCTTCGACGGCCGCGACGAGGCCCGCGCCCAGCTCGACTTCGCCCTGAAGAACCAGCGCGAGCAGTCCGAGAAGGAGCTGTCCGCCATCCGCGCCAAGCCCGACCTGGCCTGGGTGAAGACCCTGGCCGGCACCTGGTACAACGCGGGCCTCGGACGCATCACCCTGCGCGTCGAGGGCTCGAGCGCGGTGCTCGACGCGGGCGAGTGGCGCAGCACCCTGGGCGAGAGGCGGGAGAAGAACGGCGCGCGCACGCTCGTCCTCATGGACCCGCCGATGGCCGGCACCGAGCTCCAGCCCCGGAAGGAGGCGGAGCACACCACGCTCGTGCTGGAGATGCCGCAACTGCGCTACGTCTTCGAGAAGCGGGCGGCCCAGGCCTCCAGCAGGCCGTGACGTGAGGAGGCCCGTCCCGGGCGCTCAAGGCGTGGGCCGGCGCCGCCTCGCCATCAGCGGGGCGAGCACTCCCAGCAGCAGCCAGGGCGCGTCCGCCGCGAAGCCCGAGACACAGCCGCACCCGGTCCCGGGCGGCTCGGTGCCCGGCGACGAACAGTCCTCGAAGAACTTCGGGAACACCGAGTACGGCTCCCGTCCCAACGCCCCAGCATCGGCGGCGAAGTAGAGGACGCCCCCCGTGAACGTCAGGTTGCCCGGTCCGGCCACGGTGGCATCGGCGCCCAGGTCCATCACCTGCTGGGTGCCCTCCTCCGTCCCGTCGCTCCTCCACAGCTCGGCGCCGGTGCCATCGTCCGCCACGAAGAAGAGCAGCGAGCCCCCGGCCGTCAGCAACCGCGGTGATGAGCCACCACTCCCGGGCTGGATGTCCCGGACGCGCACCGTGCCCACCGCCGTGCCGTCGCTCTTCCACAGCTCGGCGCCACCCAGGCCGTCATCCGCCGCGAAGTAGAGCACCCCGCCCACTGCGGCGAAGGAGCTCGGACGCGAGCCCTCGCTCCCCGCGAAGAGGTCCGCGAGCATCACCGTGCCCTCCGCGGTGCCGTCGCTCGTCCAGAGCTCGGAGCCATGCACGGTGTCATCCAGGCTGAAGAAGAGCCGGCCTCCCACGGCCCTCAGGTTCTGGGGCGCGGGGTGGGACACCCTGCCGAAGATGTCCCGGACGCGCACCGTTCCGGCTTCCGTCCCATCGCTCTTCCAGAGATCGATTCCCGAGGTGCCATCCGTGGCCACGAAGAAGAGCGTGTCCCCCACCACCGTCAGCGCCCGGGGGTTCGCGTTGGAATAGGTGCCCGTGGCGATGTCCCTGACGAGCACCGTGCCTTCCGCC
This is a stretch of genomic DNA from Archangium violaceum. It encodes these proteins:
- a CDS encoding serine hydrolase domain-containing protein, with protein sequence MRIRALPLLLLTSCTAAQNTVAPASPSPVAQVTTSSAQGRKLDAATPLKTASSTPFTVSAGWYVTERDGHLLLEDPERQLRLTLLEVPGPSAERALAAAWKQTRPDFALPVKHAAHPPAQDGWDEIFQNTYEPPPQEARVVVGLARRKGDTNYVVLLDGAAAAMDRRGAQAAQVLLGFKSARLGEESFAGKAPLPLTAERLRSFESFIEQARKTMKIPGVAVAVVQGNQVLLEKGFGARELGKPEPVTPETLFLIGSTSKSLTTLMMARLVDEGLFDWDTPATRLLPDFSLADAEVTKKLTVRNTVCACTGMPRQDMEMIFEYAGVTGEQRIAEMRRMKPTTGIGETFQYSNPMVTAGGYMAAHTAEPLFPLGQAYDRVMQSRIFDALGMKSTTFDFARAAKQDHASPHGMTLTLDYTPLPLSQDEVIVPVRPAGGAWSNLRDMERYVMLELSKGRTPEGQKLVSEANMLARREPQVKITDTMSYGLGLMVGEDHGARVIHHGGNTLGFSSDMFFLPDANVGVVLLTNVQGDGPFRNAVRRKFLELLFDGRDEARAQLDFALKNQREQSEKELSAIRAKPDLAWVKTLAGTWYNAGLGRITLRVEGSSAVLDAGEWRSTLGERREKNGARTLVLMDPPMAGTELQPRKEAEHTTLVLEMPQLRYVFEKRAAQASSRP
- a CDS encoding ELWxxDGT repeat protein, whose protein sequence is MVHRAMAWGGLLVLALVWSAPRVRAESPAPGCAPPPALLGDVSPGPGSALPSSFVRIGETVYFVADDGVHGTELWKSDGTQAGTVLVKDIQLGPNGSRPNRLTRLGEMLLFLANDGVNGIELWRSDGTKVGTVMVREIGEGPESGETTDIVTLGGRAWFTAGDHVTGRELWVTDGTFSGTTLVKDIHPGVASSMVAGTLTVVGDRLFFGADAPDHGIELWKSDGTAEGTVLVRDIATGTYSNANPRALTVVGDTLFFVATDGTSGIDLWKSDGTEAGTVRVRDIFGRVSHPAPQNLRAVGGRLFFSLDDTVHGSELWTSDGTAEGTVMLADLFAGSEGSRPSSFAAVGGVLYFAADDGLGGAELWKSDGTAVGTVRVRDIQPGSGGSSPRLLTAGGSLLFFVADDGTGAELWRSDGTEEGTQQVMDLGADATVAGPGNLTFTGGVLYFAADAGALGREPYSVFPKFFEDCSSPGTEPPGTGCGCVSGFAADAPWLLLGVLAPLMARRRRPTP